From Enterococcus wangshanyuanii, the proteins below share one genomic window:
- a CDS encoding antirestriction protein ArdA translates to MEKLVTYNMMIEANGHRFGGDSEHWIYLTNLKAYNEGVLLGVYLHFPFDSDDLDAAYKAIYIGNEFVDEYGYLYEEYFITDYDAPFSIEEYDSPRLLAEKYDSLEEYITLPDSVVQIISNHEGENPIIYELYEGSTDEEKLGYVLVDEGLIIVPEHLRNYIDYEAIGRDHVLNTNGDFAEEYFIEFL, encoded by the coding sequence ATGGAAAAATTAGTCACTTACAACATGATGATAGAAGCAAACGGTCATCGATTTGGTGGAGATAGTGAACATTGGATTTATCTAACTAATTTAAAAGCTTATAATGAAGGTGTCTTATTAGGTGTATATCTACACTTCCCCTTTGATAGCGATGACTTAGATGCAGCCTATAAAGCAATCTATATAGGTAATGAATTTGTAGACGAGTATGGCTATCTTTACGAAGAATATTTCATCACTGACTATGACGCCCCATTTTCTATAGAAGAATATGACTCTCCAAGATTGTTAGCAGAAAAATATGATAGTTTGGAAGAGTACATAACTCTACCCGATTCAGTTGTTCAGATAATTTCAAATCATGAAGGCGAAAATCCCATTATTTATGAACTTTATGAAGGTTCGACAGACGAGGAAAAGCTAGGGTATGTGTTAGTTGACGAAGGATTGATAATAGTTCCTGAGCACTTGCGGAATTATATTGACTATGAAGCTATTGGTCGAGATCATGTACTTAATACGAATGGTGATTTTGCTGAAGAATATTTTATTGAATTTTTATAA
- a CDS encoding CAP domain-containing protein: MKQKFKTLIIITVSILALNILIPIATFAATWNGVAGVSDAVVNSITQYENEAASYNSQISALTTSINQNQATIDYWTANLQKAQAATASGNKQDVWYGREAECQETINNNRNPMHQRIAERNQLYALQNQALANAANARAQADTEAVAITAQQNANNNAGDTDNGNNSSTGGGTSNTGTVPSETTPSETTPSESTKPSESTGESKTPEKDKNKDKDKTEESKPKPDKPKDESEAGEIVIDNKDEIKNELNDFDHSKSVEELVKENKNGTYTVTEEAMRKAILDKINMYRIANGLREVAVSDSLVDYAASKAEDHKNGLGHWDTEKSKQEEANIFELFPNILYVTNDLATFQSDFNTREVKSMEAALKLADKLAEGIVGEYGGFLSDGHKFDILDPNAWLANLILTSKQEAYTDVWTGQTKYTTVWYLAYVYAATE, encoded by the coding sequence GTATCTATCTTAGCACTAAATATTTTAATTCCCATAGCAACTTTCGCTGCGACATGGAACGGCGTAGCTGGCGTATCAGATGCGGTTGTAAATTCAATTACACAATATGAAAACGAAGCAGCAAGTTACAATTCACAAATTAGCGCATTAACAACGAGTATCAACCAAAACCAAGCAACCATTGATTATTGGACAGCAAATTTACAAAAAGCTCAAGCTGCAACTGCATCAGGCAATAAACAAGACGTATGGTACGGTCGTGAAGCCGAATGTCAAGAAACAATCAACAATAATCGTAATCCAATGCATCAACGTATTGCGGAACGTAATCAATTATACGCTTTACAAAATCAAGCATTAGCTAACGCTGCAAATGCACGCGCACAAGCAGACACTGAAGCGGTAGCCATTACAGCACAACAAAATGCAAATAACAATGCAGGGGACACTGACAATGGCAATAATAGCTCAACAGGTGGCGGAACAAGCAATACTGGAACAGTTCCGAGCGAAACGACTCCAAGTGAAACAACACCTTCAGAATCTACAAAACCATCTGAATCAACAGGGGAATCAAAAACACCCGAAAAAGATAAAAACAAAGATAAAGACAAAACAGAAGAATCAAAACCTAAACCAGACAAGCCAAAAGATGAATCTGAAGCAGGTGAAATTGTCATTGACAATAAAGACGAAATCAAAAATGAATTAAACGATTTCGATCACAGTAAATCTGTCGAAGAATTAGTCAAAGAAAATAAAAACGGGACATATACCGTAACAGAAGAAGCAATGCGAAAAGCCATTCTAGATAAAATCAATATGTATCGCATCGCAAACGGACTAAGAGAAGTTGCTGTATCTGACTCATTAGTTGATTATGCAGCATCAAAAGCAGAAGACCATAAAAATGGCTTAGGTCACTGGGACACAGAAAAATCAAAACAAGAAGAAGCAAACATTTTTGAATTATTTCCAAATATCCTATATGTCACAAATGACTTAGCAACATTCCAGAGCGACTTTAATACACGAGAAGTCAAATCAATGGAAGCTGCTTTAAAACTAGCTGATAAGCTTGCGGAAGGGATTGTAGGCGAATACGGAGGCTTCCTATCAGATGGGCACAAGTTCGATATTCTCGACCCTAATGCGTGGTTAGCGAACTTGATTTTAACATCAAAACAAGAAGCATATACTGATGTATGGACAGGTCAAACAAAATACACAACAGTTTGGTATCTAGCGTATGTATATGCAGCAACAGAATAA